In one window of Mytilus galloprovincialis chromosome 6, xbMytGall1.hap1.1, whole genome shotgun sequence DNA:
- the LOC143078658 gene encoding serine/threonine-protein kinase H1 homolog: MGCPNSKLVPEGPTDQNVVEVFGSRTQTQTRSDRPRERDPRGTGPPPEGERQHRKVKRYRDKFDPRVTAKYDIKALIGRGNFSKVVRVEHKNTKQPYAIKMIDRLEGKEVFESEVAVLRRVKHTYIIQLIEVFESKDKVYMVMELATGGELFDRIIAKGSFSERDATRVLKMVLEGVHYLHGLGITHRDLKPENLLYYHPGHDSKIMITDFGLSASRKGPEQFMRTTCGTPEYIAPEIIARKPYNCQVDMWAIGVITYILLSGTMPFDDENKTRLYRLILKAKYSYVGEHWREVSDLAKEFINKLLTVDPADRMIATSALTHSWLTSLASNKNLHRTISQNYLHRMSTRANSTKSAKSTKSTKSNKSNRSGRSLRSEHRRVQPEEIDELHRNPDVQADIASLGN; encoded by the exons atggGATGTCCAAATAGTAAATTGGTACCGGAGGGTCCGACTGACCAAAATGTTGTCGAAGTTTTTGGCAGTAGAACTCAAACACAAACACGATCTGATAGGCCCAGGGAAAGAGACCCGCGAGGCACAGGCCCACCACCGGAGGGTGAGCGGCAACATCGAAAAGTGAAAAGATATCGTGACAAATTTGATCCTAGAGTGACGGCAAAATATGATATTAAGGCTTTAATAGGGAGAGGAAATTTCAGCAAAGTTGTGAGAGTTGAACATAAAAACACGAAACAACCATATGCTATCAAAATGATAGATCGGTTAGAGGGTAAAGAAGTGTTTGAATCAGAAGTTGCTGTCTTGCGACGAGTGAAGCATACATATATAATTCAATTAATTGAAGTGTTCGAATCAAAAGATAAAGTGTACATGGTTATGGAACTTGCCACAGGCGGGGAACTTTTTGACCGCATTATAGCCAAAGGATCTTTTTCAGAAAGAGATGCAACTAGGGTATTAAAAATGGTTTTGGAAGGTGTTCATTATTTACATGGACTGGGAATAACCCATCGGGATTTAAAACCTGAAAACTTATTGTATTATCACCCAGGGCATGATTCAAAAATAATGATAACAGATTTTGGTCTCAGTGCAAGTCGAAAAGGACCAGAACAGTTTATGCGGACTACATGTGGTACGCCCGAGTACATTGCCCCTGAAATTATTGCAAGAAAACCATACAACTGTCAAGTTGATATGTGGGCAATAGGTGTAATTACATATATTTTACTCAGTGGAACTATGCCATTTGACGATGAAAATAAAACTAGGCTTTACAGACTTATTTTGAAGGCAAAATACAGCTACGTAGGAGAA CATTGGAGAGAAGTGTCAGATTTAGCCAAAGAGTTTATTAACAAATTACTAACAGTTGATCCAGCAGATAGAATGATTGCAACATCAGCGTTGACTCACTCATGGTTAACGTCGCTGGCCAGTAACAAGAATCTTCACCGTACAATTTCTCAGAACTATCTACATCGCATGTCCACACGTGCTAATAGCACCAAAAGTGCCAAATCTACCAAGTCTACAAAAAGTAACAAATCTAATCGTTCAGGTCGTTCATTACGTTCCGAACACCGGCGTGTTCAACCAGAAGAAATAGATGAACTGCATCGTAATCCAGACGTACAAGCTGACATAGCCTCACTGGGTAATTAA